GCGGCGCTCCACGATCAGATCATGGTCGATCCGGCGCTGGTCCAGCAGGCCAACGACGATGTGGTGCGCCCGCCCTCCATGCCCGTGACGGGAGCGGTCCCGCCGGACGGTATCGCGATCGCCGCGATGAAGACGATCCCCCTGCCCACCGGCCTGCGCAGCGCCCCGCCGCCGTCCGCGGATTGCCCCGCCTGCGTCACCGCACGCCGCGCCCTGACGCTCGGCGCGCTGGCGCAGTCGCAGGGGGGCGGCACCGCCCGCTGTGCGCAGCGGCTGGCCTATTCCACCGTCTGGGCGAACCGTCTGCCCGACGCGCTGCCGCTCTATCCGGACGCGCGCGTGGCGGAGGCTGCCGGCGCCGATGGCGACGGTTGCGCCCTGCGCGTGGTCAGCTTCGTCAGCGCGCAGCCGATGCAGGCGCTGCTCGACTTCTATTACACCCGCGCCGCCGCCGCCGGCTTCCCCGCCGGTCATCAGGCCAACGGCGGCGAGCATGTCCTGGCCGGTGCGAAGCCGGGCGCGGGCGCCTATCTCGTCACCCTGCGCCCCCATCGCGGCGGGGGGACGGAAGTGGACCTGATGGTCGACGCCCACTGACGCGGTCGCGGCCGACGGCTATGGTCGGACCATGCCGTACCTGCTCCTGTCGATCGCCATCGTCGCGGAGGTGATCGCCACGTCCGCGCTCAAACGCTCCGATGGCTTCACCCGCCTCGTCCCCGTCATGCTGAGCGCGGTCGGCTATGCCACCGCCTTCTACTGCCTGTCGCTCGCGCTGCGCACGATCCCGACCGGCATTGCCTATGCGATCTGGTCCGGGGTCGGGATCGTCCTCATCACGGCATGGGCATGGTGGGCCGACGATCAGCGGCTCGACGCACCGGCGCTTGCCGGCATGGCGTTGATCGTCGCGGGCGTGGCGGTGATGAACCTGTTCTCGCGTGCGGCGGCATGAGGCGCGCGGCACGATCGGCGCCATGGCGACGACGTGAAACGGTGGGAGCCGGAACGACCCGCGGCGAAATCGTTGCGGCTGCTTCCTTCCGGACCTGACCGGGTTGGCGACGACCACGTCCGCCCGACTCCCGCGCGCCCTATGGCGGAGCCGGGCGATACGATCAAGTGTCCGTCGTCACCGCGTCTGGAAGCAGCGGCGGACCGGGCCGTAATAGCTGTCCTGCCAGCGGCAGACGGTCCGTACGCTGCCCCATTGGCGCCCGCGCGCCCAGCGCGGGCCGCGGTCCCAGCGCGCGCCGCGATTCCAGTGGCGGCCACGGTCCCATCCGCGCCCGCGGTCCCAATGCCGACCACGGTCCCAGTGCCGACCACGATCCCAGCCGGGGCCGCGGTCCCAGCCCGGGCCGCCACGATTCCAGCCGTGATCGCGCGGGTGCGCCTGTGCGGCGACGGGGGTCATTGCACTCGCCGCGACGACGCCGGCGATACTCAGGGCCATCAGTTTCATGTGCATATACTCCTGCTCATGTGCTGTGTTCACAGCCTACGCACAGGGCCCTGCATCGATCCTGAACCTCATGGTAAGCTGACGGTCAGCTTGTCCATCCGCTCGGTCAGGCGGATCTGGCACGACAGCCGGCTGGTCCGCCGCGCATCGGGGACGAGGTCGAGCATATCCTCCTCCTCCTCGCTCGCGGGCGGCAGCCGGGCGGCATCGTCCGCCGCGACGACCACGTGACAGGTGGCGCACGCCAGCTCGCCCCCGCACGTCCCCTCCAGCGGCATGCCCGCACGCTGCGCCACGTCGAGCAGCCGCTCGCCCGGCACCGCCTCCGCGTCGCGCTCCTCCTCCGCGGTGACGAACCGGATCCTCACGCCGCCACCCGCTGCGCATCCGCCGCCGCCACGATCCGGTCGAGCGCGGCGACGAGCTCCTCCTGCGCGGTGTAGCGCCCGAACCCCAGCCGGATCGACGATCGCGCCTGCGCCTCGCTCAGCCCGATCGCGCGCAGCACATGGCTCGCGCGCCCCGATCCGCTGGCGCAGGCCGACCCGGCGGAGAAGGCGACGTCGCGCAGGTCGCTCATCAGCCGGGCGACGTCCAGCCCGGCGCGCCGGACGTTGAGGTTGCCGAGATAGCGCCGCTCCCGCGCTCCGTTCACCGCCCATCCGCGCAACCGCTGCGTCGCCACCTCGTGCAGCCGGGCGACGTGCGCCGCATCCTCGTCCCCGCGCAGCCGCATCAGCCGCGCCGCCGCGCCGAACCCCGCGCACAGCGCCGGCGACAGCGTTCCCGAACGACCGCCTTCCTGGTCGCCGCCATGCATCAGCGGCGACGGCGCGACCCCGTCCCGGATCCACAATGCCCCCACGCCCTTCGGCCCATGCACCTTGTGCGCGGAAACGGCGATCATGTCGGCCTCCTGCGGCAACGGCACGCGACCGTACCCCTGCACCGCATCGCACAGGAACAGCGCGCCCGCCTCGTGCGCCATGCGCGCCAGCTCGGCGACGGGCTGGAGAACCCCGATCTCGTTGTTGACCAGCATCGCGCAGACCAGCGCCGTCCCCGGCACGATCGCGCGCGCCGCCGCCGCCGGATCGACGATGCCGTCGCCATCGACCGGCAGCACCACCGCTTGCCCACGCGCCGCGACCGTGTCGAGCACCGCGGCATGTTCGGTCGCGATCGTCACCACACGCCCGCCGGGAACGCCCTTGATCGCCCAGTTCAGCGCCTCGGTCGCGCCGCTGGTGAACGCCACCCGCCCGCCCGGCGGCAGCAATGCGGCCACCTCGTCGCGCGCGACCTCCACCGCGGCCCTGGCCATGCGCCCGGCGCGATGCGGCGAATGCGGATTGGCGAACTGATCGCGCAGCCACGGCACCATCGCCTCGAACGCCTCCGGCGCGAGCGGCGTCGTCGCCTGATAATCCAGATAGGTCATGCCGCGATGCGCCGCGCCGCCTTCGCCACCCCGCGCCACGCCGCGACGAACCGTTCCACCTCGGCCTGCGTCGTCGTCCGGCCGAAGCTGACGCGCACCACCTCGCGTGTCCGCTCCTCGCTCCATCCCATCGCGCGCAGCACATGGCTGGGCTTCAGGCTGCCGCTGGCGCAGGCGCTGCCCGCCGACACCGCGATCCGGTCCAGGTCGAAGCGGATCAGCTGCGCCGCCGCCGCCACGCCCGGCATCCGGTACGATCCGATCGCCGGATGCCGCTGCGCACCATCGGCCACCACCTCGCCGCCCGAGCGCCGGATCGCGTCGTCGAGATAGGCGCGCAGGCCCGCGTGATCGGGTTCCGGTTCCGCTATCGCGGCGAGATAGCCGAGCACGCCGGGCACGTTCTCCGTCCCCGCCCGGTATCCCCGCTCCTGTCCTCCGCTGGGCCGAAGCACCGCCAGGTCGCGCACCAGCAGCGCCCCCACCCCCGGCGGTCCGCCGCGCTTGTGCGCCGACAGCGCGACCAGATCGGCATGCTCCGCCAGCGCGGCGGAGGCCGGCATCTGCGCCGCATCGACCAGCAGCGTACCGCCGCCGGCGCGGACCGCCGTCGCGATCTCGGCGATCGGCTGGATCACCCCGGTCTCGCTATTGCACCATTGCACCGCCACCAGCGCGTCGCCCACGTCGCCGATCGCCGCCGGATCGACGCGGCCCAGCGTATCCACCGGCAGCGTTTCGGCCTTCCCCGCCGCGCGCAGCGCCGCATCATGCTCCACCGCAGAGACGATCCGGCGCGCCCGCATCGTACGCGCAACGCCGATCGACAGCGACTCGCTCGCCCCGCTGGTGAACAGAACCTCGCCGCGCCATGCATGGACGTCCGCAAACCGCCCCCGCGCCGCCTCCAATGCCGCCCGCGCGGCCCGTCCCGCGGCGTGGGGCGAGGAGGGATTGGCCCAATCCGCCATCGCATCGGCCACCGCGGCCCGCGCCGCGGCGGTCATCGGCGTCGTCGCGGCATGATCCAGGTAGGTCGTCTCGGCCAAGAAAAGTTCCCTTATTGCGCCGGGCACCTATATAGCGCGCTTTCCGCGGGCCCCAACGCCCGCCCCAAAGATCAGAGTGACCATGCCCGACGTCATCTTTCCCGGACCCGAAGGCCGTATCGAGGGCCGCTTCGCCCCCGCCCCCCGGCCCCGCGCACCCGTCGCGATGATCCTCCACCCGCACCCGACCGCGGGCGGCACGATGAACAACAAGATCGTGCAGGAACTCTACAAGACCTTCCAGCGCCGCGGCTTCGCCACGCTGCGCTTCAATTTCCGCGGTGTGGGCAAGAGCCAGGGCACGTTCGACAACGGCATCGGCGAACTGTCGGACGCGGCCGCCGCGCTCGACTGGGTACAGAGCTTCCATCCCGAGGCGCAGACGACCTGGATCGCCGGCTTCTCCTTCGGCGCGTGGATCGGCATGCAGTTGCTGATGCGGCGCCCCGAAATCCGCGGCTTCATCTCGATCGCGCCGCCCGCGAACCTCTACGATTTCAGCTTCCTGGCCCCCTGTCCGTCGTCGGGCATCATCATCCAGGGCGCGGAGGACGAGGTCGCGACCCCGCTCGCCACGCAGAAGCTGGTCGACAAGCTGCGCACGCAGAAGCACATCACGATCCACCACGACGTGATCCCGCGCGCCAACCACTTCTTCGAGCACGAGATGCCCGACCTGATGCGCTCGGTCGACAATTACCTCGACATGCGCCTCGATCCGAATTCGCCGATCCGCTGAGCCCCCCCGTCATCCCCGCGCAGGCGGGGATCCAGACACGCAGGGCGACGCATGCGCCGGAACTGCGCCGCGTACCGGCCGTGCTCCTGCAAAGGCAGGAGCCCAGCGCCAGGCAGAACAGCACATGCAAGGACTTGCAAGCCCGGGCTCCTGCCTGCGCAGGAGCACGATGGCGATGGGCATCGCCTTCGCGGGAGTGACGGACGGCGCGCGGCACGTAACGGCGCGACGTGTCCCTCACATCGTCCAGATCAGCACGTTCCCGACCAGCACCGCGGCCATCACCAGCAGCAGCGCGCCCTTTGTCCGGTCGCGCCCGCTCCCGATCATCCACCCGCCGCCGATGACGCAGGCGATCGCCCCCAGCATCGCGATCGCCGGGGCCGCACTCGCGATCCCGCCCAGCGCGCCGTTCATGCCCCGATCGCCTTCGCATAGGCATCCACGTCGACGTTCCCGCCGGACAATACCACCAGCATCCCCGGCGCCACCGGGACCTTTCCCGCCAGCAACGCCGCCAGCGCCACCGCGCCGCCCGGCTCGACCACCAGTCGCAGCTGCTCCGCGGCCCAGCGCTGCGCCGCGCGCACCTCCGCCTCGCCGACCGCGACGCCGGTCGCGTCGCGGCGCGACAGCACGTCGAACGTCAGCGGCGACACGATCGTCGTCTG
The sequence above is drawn from the Sphingomonas adhaesiva genome and encodes:
- a CDS encoding DMT family transporter — translated: MPYLLLSIAIVAEVIATSALKRSDGFTRLVPVMLSAVGYATAFYCLSLALRTIPTGIAYAIWSGVGIVLITAWAWWADDQRLDAPALAGMALIVAGVAVMNLFSRAAA
- a CDS encoding cysteine desulfurase family protein; this encodes MTYLDYQATTPLAPEAFEAMVPWLRDQFANPHSPHRAGRMARAAVEVARDEVAALLPPGGRVAFTSGATEALNWAIKGVPGGRVVTIATEHAAVLDTVAARGQAVVLPVDGDGIVDPAAAARAIVPGTALVCAMLVNNEIGVLQPVAELARMAHEAGALFLCDAVQGYGRVPLPQEADMIAVSAHKVHGPKGVGALWIRDGVAPSPLMHGGDQEGGRSGTLSPALCAGFGAAARLMRLRGDEDAAHVARLHEVATQRLRGWAVNGARERRYLGNLNVRRAGLDVARLMSDLRDVAFSAGSACASGSGRASHVLRAIGLSEAQARSSIRLGFGRYTAQEELVAALDRIVAAADAQRVAA
- a CDS encoding alpha/beta hydrolase, which translates into the protein MPDVIFPGPEGRIEGRFAPAPRPRAPVAMILHPHPTAGGTMNNKIVQELYKTFQRRGFATLRFNFRGVGKSQGTFDNGIGELSDAAAALDWVQSFHPEAQTTWIAGFSFGAWIGMQLLMRRPEIRGFISIAPPANLYDFSFLAPCPSSGIIIQGAEDEVATPLATQKLVDKLRTQKHITIHHDVIPRANHFFEHEMPDLMRSVDNYLDMRLDPNSPIR
- a CDS encoding cysteine desulfurase family protein, with translation MAETTYLDHAATTPMTAAARAAVADAMADWANPSSPHAAGRAARAALEAARGRFADVHAWRGEVLFTSGASESLSIGVARTMRARRIVSAVEHDAALRAAGKAETLPVDTLGRVDPAAIGDVGDALVAVQWCNSETGVIQPIAEIATAVRAGGGTLLVDAAQMPASAALAEHADLVALSAHKRGGPPGVGALLVRDLAVLRPSGGQERGYRAGTENVPGVLGYLAAIAEPEPDHAGLRAYLDDAIRRSGGEVVADGAQRHPAIGSYRMPGVAAAAQLIRFDLDRIAVSAGSACASGSLKPSHVLRAMGWSEERTREVVRVSFGRTTTQAEVERFVAAWRGVAKAARRIAA
- a CDS encoding 2Fe-2S iron-sulfur cluster-binding protein codes for the protein MRIRFVTAEEERDAEAVPGERLLDVAQRAGMPLEGTCGGELACATCHVVVAADDAARLPPASEEEEDMLDLVPDARRTSRLSCQIRLTERMDKLTVSLP